In Bacteroidota bacterium, a single genomic region encodes these proteins:
- a CDS encoding type II and III secretion system protein: MKTPTVIIAIALFVACIVPASAQPLNPVERRALKEYISPDELVSIAPTASLDKAFSAISEVSKKFTGKIIIDPERRNDPVGVDITGMQWRIALETICRKNNLWYDEYTGYFQIVALGNGEGKGRDGAAGTMMPVSAEMQKEIANIKSREIKISAVFFEVSLTKLEEVGVNWSFMKSNKDVSVNSQFKAADNVSSDLFKMDVTPKISFANINAVAQVFSAYDLGEVLSGPQLIVRSGEKGRIQVGQDFSIKERDFSGNLLDKFYSTGTIIDVHPQVISESGVNFIHIQVDVERSSLVPSQGSTIINKTKANTNVLLLDGEETIIGGLYNNEVQETRLGIPLLKDLPWYVFGLRYLFGYNKDEVRKKELIILLKAELVPTLQERVAQKVQEDGVYQRWQDGVQRQVDHVTGARKEGR, from the coding sequence ATGAAAACACCAACCGTCATAATCGCAATTGCGCTGTTCGTTGCTTGCATCGTGCCTGCATCAGCCCAGCCACTGAATCCCGTGGAACGCCGGGCGCTGAAAGAGTACATCTCGCCCGATGAGCTGGTGTCGATAGCACCAACAGCTTCGCTCGACAAGGCGTTCAGTGCCATCAGCGAAGTGAGCAAGAAATTCACCGGAAAAATCATCATTGATCCGGAACGCCGCAATGATCCGGTGGGCGTGGATATCACAGGAATGCAATGGAGGATCGCCCTTGAAACGATCTGCCGCAAGAACAATTTGTGGTACGACGAATACACGGGCTATTTCCAGATTGTTGCGCTGGGTAACGGTGAAGGAAAAGGACGGGATGGCGCGGCCGGAACAATGATGCCGGTCAGTGCAGAAATGCAGAAGGAAATAGCGAACATCAAGAGTCGGGAAATCAAAATCTCCGCTGTGTTTTTTGAAGTATCTCTGACGAAACTCGAAGAAGTCGGCGTCAACTGGAGCTTCATGAAGAGCAACAAGGATGTCTCAGTCAACTCGCAGTTCAAGGCGGCGGACAATGTGTCGTCTGATTTGTTTAAGATGGACGTGACTCCGAAAATCTCGTTTGCCAACATCAATGCCGTGGCACAAGTATTTTCGGCGTACGATCTGGGGGAGGTTCTCTCCGGTCCGCAACTGATTGTCCGTTCTGGTGAAAAGGGAAGAATCCAGGTCGGGCAGGATTTCTCGATCAAGGAACGTGATTTCTCAGGAAATCTCCTCGATAAGTTTTACAGCACAGGCACCATTATCGATGTGCATCCGCAGGTGATCTCGGAATCGGGTGTCAACTTCATTCACATTCAAGTTGATGTCGAGCGAAGTTCGTTGGTGCCTTCCCAGGGAAGTACCATCATCAATAAAACAAAGGCAAATACCAACGTCCTTCTTCTCGACGGGGAAGAGACAATCATCGGCGGTTTGTACAACAATGAAGTACAGGAAACACGGCTCGGCATTCCTCTATTAAAGGACCTGCCTTGGTACGTATTCGGGTTGCGGTATCTTTTCGGTTACAACAAAGACGAGGTACGCAAGAAGGAATTGATTATTCTCCTCAAAGCGGAACTTGTTCCGACGCTTCAGGAACGTGTTGCGCAAAAAGTTCAGGAAGATGGTGTGTATCAGCGATGGCAGGATGGCGTTCAGCGGCAGGTTGACCATGTAACCGGAGCAAGGAAGGAGGGACGTTAA
- the uvrA gene encoding excinuclease ABC subunit UvrA — translation MAKRSNGGATSPQAAFNKDTIVIRGARVHNLKNVNLDLPRKKLIVVTGVSGSGKSSLAFDTIYAEGQRRYVESLSSYARQFLERMDKPDVDLIQGISPAMAIEQKTNTRNPRSTVGTTTEIYDYLRVLFARIGKTYCYNCGRLVTRDTVRTILDSLTQEAGDVQTSSLKLYITFPLPIHHNETVDEALSNLKKEGFFRVVVKNEIVDLNESEVPKKIKPAEVQVLVDRVMFTVGEENNRLADSIETAFASGGGNAEVVLLENNKTLKFTQNFECSHCRIRYEEPDPRLFSFNNPFGACPECQGFGKAIGIDMELVVPMKSKTLREGAIQPWSTPKFKENEGRMVSAARQAGVRLDVPFSDLSETEQQFVMEGHGDFDGINGFFKMLEKKSYKIYYRVLLSRYRGYTTCAACGGARLRKEALNIKVAEKGIADIVRMTIAEAGEFFASLSLTHTEREIAKRILEELDRRLKYLNEVGIGYLTLDRLSNTLSGGESQRINLATSLGSSLVGALYVLDEPSIGLHPRDNGRLINILKALRDVGNTVLVVEHDSDMMRESDIIVDMGPKAGEFGGEIVYAGPSGEIVTDQKSLTGKYLSGKRSIAVPRNRRLPNSAAVIIEGAAENNLKGIDVTIPLHMFVCITGVSGSGKSTLVHDVLYSGLKRLKGEPAEKTGRCSAIRGHEHISSVEMVDQSPIGRSPRSNPITYIQIFDHIRNLFAATQAAKIHGFLPGHFSFNVPGGRCEACEGDGVVKVEMQFLADLYLICDSCKGARYKQEVLDVHYHGKNITDVLGMTVTEAIQFFSADATGRKVARKLKVLEDVGLGYIRLGQSATSLSGGEAQRIKLAAHLSAPQRGTHTLFIFDEPTTGLHFDDIAKLLTCFSALIDQGHSVVIIEHNLDVIKCADYVIDLGPEAGGGGGEIVGQGTPEKLAKIAESHTGRFLRRCLFPEKSSK, via the coding sequence ATGGCAAAGCGTTCAAACGGCGGGGCCACCTCTCCTCAGGCAGCATTCAACAAAGATACAATAGTAATCCGCGGAGCGCGGGTTCACAACCTCAAGAATGTCAACCTCGATCTTCCCCGAAAGAAACTGATTGTCGTCACGGGCGTCAGTGGTTCAGGGAAATCGAGTCTTGCGTTCGACACAATTTACGCCGAAGGCCAGCGCCGGTACGTTGAAAGTCTCTCTTCGTATGCCCGCCAGTTTCTTGAGCGGATGGATAAGCCTGATGTTGATCTCATTCAGGGCATCAGTCCGGCAATGGCGATCGAGCAGAAAACAAATACCCGCAATCCTCGTTCAACAGTCGGAACCACGACGGAAATCTATGACTATCTCCGCGTACTATTTGCCCGCATAGGAAAGACCTACTGTTATAATTGCGGCAGACTGGTGACGAGAGATACCGTCCGGACTATCCTCGATTCTCTGACGCAGGAGGCAGGGGATGTGCAAACCTCTTCGCTCAAGCTCTACATCACGTTTCCTCTTCCCATTCATCACAATGAGACAGTAGATGAGGCCCTCTCCAATCTGAAAAAGGAGGGGTTCTTTCGCGTTGTCGTGAAGAACGAGATTGTGGATTTGAACGAAAGTGAGGTACCGAAGAAGATCAAGCCCGCTGAAGTTCAGGTCTTGGTCGATCGTGTCATGTTTACTGTCGGCGAGGAAAACAACCGTCTTGCCGATTCGATCGAGACTGCGTTCGCATCCGGCGGCGGAAACGCAGAGGTGGTTCTCTTGGAGAATAACAAAACGCTGAAGTTCACCCAGAATTTCGAGTGTTCTCACTGTCGTATCAGATACGAGGAACCCGACCCGCGGTTGTTTTCGTTCAATAATCCGTTTGGCGCATGCCCTGAATGCCAGGGATTTGGAAAGGCAATCGGGATTGACATGGAGTTGGTCGTTCCGATGAAAAGCAAGACCCTGCGCGAAGGGGCGATTCAACCGTGGTCAACTCCGAAGTTCAAAGAGAATGAGGGGCGAATGGTCTCGGCCGCGCGACAAGCCGGTGTACGGCTCGATGTTCCATTCAGCGATCTTTCGGAAACTGAACAGCAATTTGTTATGGAGGGACACGGAGATTTTGACGGCATTAACGGCTTTTTCAAAATGCTCGAGAAGAAATCGTACAAGATCTACTACCGGGTTCTGCTGAGCCGGTACAGAGGTTACACAACGTGCGCGGCATGCGGTGGAGCCCGACTACGCAAGGAAGCTTTGAACATCAAAGTGGCTGAAAAAGGAATTGCGGACATTGTCCGGATGACTATCGCTGAAGCCGGAGAGTTCTTCGCATCGCTTTCTCTCACACATACTGAACGGGAAATAGCAAAGCGAATTCTCGAAGAACTGGATCGGAGGCTGAAGTATCTCAACGAGGTGGGCATCGGCTATCTGACCCTTGACAGATTGTCGAATACACTTTCAGGAGGTGAATCGCAGCGGATCAATCTTGCCACCTCGCTCGGTTCTTCGCTTGTTGGGGCATTGTACGTTCTGGATGAACCAAGCATTGGCCTTCATCCCCGCGATAACGGACGACTCATCAATATCCTGAAAGCCCTTCGTGATGTCGGAAATACAGTGCTTGTGGTTGAGCATGACAGCGATATGATGCGAGAGAGCGACATCATTGTCGATATGGGGCCAAAGGCCGGAGAGTTCGGTGGTGAAATAGTCTATGCCGGACCTTCGGGAGAGATTGTCACTGATCAGAAATCTCTGACAGGAAAATACCTGAGTGGCAAGCGATCAATCGCTGTTCCTCGAAACAGAAGGCTTCCGAACAGTGCCGCAGTTATCATTGAAGGGGCGGCCGAAAACAATCTGAAGGGAATAGATGTCACCATCCCGTTGCACATGTTCGTTTGCATTACAGGTGTCAGTGGCAGCGGCAAAAGTACGCTTGTGCATGATGTTCTTTACTCGGGACTGAAGCGATTGAAGGGAGAGCCCGCCGAGAAAACGGGACGGTGTTCGGCAATTCGCGGCCACGAGCACATCAGTTCTGTCGAGATGGTTGACCAATCTCCCATAGGTCGCTCGCCCCGTTCCAATCCGATTACGTATATCCAGATTTTTGATCACATCAGAAATCTGTTTGCCGCTACGCAAGCAGCGAAGATTCACGGCTTCTTGCCCGGTCACTTTTCGTTCAACGTTCCGGGCGGACGGTGTGAAGCTTGTGAAGGTGATGGTGTGGTGAAAGTCGAGATGCAGTTCCTTGCCGATTTGTATCTGATCTGTGATTCATGCAAAGGGGCACGGTACAAGCAGGAAGTTCTTGATGTGCACTATCACGGAAAGAACATTACCGACGTGTTGGGGATGACGGTTACAGAAGCGATTCAATTCTTTTCGGCAGATGCAACAGGCAGGAAGGTTGCCCGGAAACTGAAGGTTCTTGAGGATGTGGGACTGGGCTATATCAGGCTCGGCCAATCCGCGACATCCCTTTCCGGCGGAGAAGCGCAGCGCATCAAGCTTGCTGCCCATCTTTCCGCTCCTCAACGGGGAACTCACACATTGTTCATTTTTGATGAACCGACAACCGGATTGCATTTTGACGACATTGCCAAACTGTTGACCTGCTTCTCGGCCTTGATAGATCAAGGGCATTCGGTCGTGATTATTGAGCACAATCTCGACGTCATCAAATGTGCCGACTATGTTATTGATTTGGGGCCGGAGGCTGGCGGCGGCGGCGGTGAGATTGTGGGGCAGGGTACTCCTGAAAAACTGGCCAAAATTGCGGAGTCACACACGGGCAGATTCCTCAGGAGGTGCCTCTTTCCGGAAAAGTCGTCTAAGTGA
- a CDS encoding class I SAM-dependent rRNA methyltransferase: MGHLEKQIILKNKEEGRILSGHPWVFSNEIRETKGTPLIGDVVELLSAGGKTLGVGFYNPHSLISARLLSTVVEDIDQDFFRKRLQQALDLRKKLYPSGNMFRLAFSESDFLPGLIVDKFNEFLSVQTFSFGMDARLQSICDILESLLQPKGIIERNESPLRDLEKLPQRKGVLRGEAGCTIVENEGLRFSVDVLEGQKTGFFLDQRENRLTIRRFAPDAEVLDCFCNDGGFALHAADAGAQSVLGIDASADAVKRATANAALNQLTRVTFEQADVFDSLKKLHAEGRTFDVVVLDPPSFTKSKKNVQSAKQGYRELHAGVYRIIREGGILLTASCSHHIESGVFLDIIDSMATKTGRRIQLLDWRGAAPDHPVLPAMPETRYLKFAVVRVL, translated from the coding sequence ATGGGCCACCTCGAGAAACAAATCATCCTAAAAAACAAGGAAGAAGGACGCATTCTGTCGGGCCACCCGTGGGTCTTCAGCAATGAAATTCGCGAGACGAAAGGAACCCCGCTCATCGGGGATGTCGTTGAACTCCTGTCGGCCGGAGGCAAAACGCTTGGCGTCGGATTCTACAACCCCCACTCCTTGATCAGCGCTCGACTGCTCTCAACCGTCGTTGAAGATATCGATCAAGACTTCTTCAGAAAGAGACTGCAGCAAGCGCTGGATCTTCGAAAGAAACTCTATCCGTCGGGAAACATGTTCAGGCTTGCCTTCAGTGAAAGCGATTTCTTACCCGGGTTGATTGTGGACAAGTTTAACGAATTTCTTTCCGTTCAGACATTCTCATTTGGAATGGATGCCCGGCTGCAATCAATCTGCGACATTCTTGAATCCCTGTTGCAGCCTAAAGGGATTATTGAACGCAATGAGTCACCATTGCGTGATCTGGAGAAGCTTCCCCAGCGAAAAGGTGTCCTTCGGGGTGAAGCCGGATGTACGATTGTTGAAAACGAGGGTTTGAGATTCTCGGTTGATGTACTCGAGGGTCAGAAGACCGGCTTCTTTCTCGACCAGAGGGAGAACAGGTTGACCATTCGACGGTTTGCCCCGGATGCCGAAGTGCTTGATTGCTTTTGCAATGACGGCGGGTTCGCGTTGCACGCTGCAGATGCAGGTGCACAATCCGTACTCGGCATCGATGCTTCCGCAGATGCAGTGAAACGGGCGACCGCAAACGCAGCACTCAACCAACTGACGCGTGTTACCTTCGAGCAGGCAGACGTATTTGATTCCCTGAAGAAACTTCACGCCGAAGGAAGAACATTCGACGTTGTTGTTCTTGACCCGCCCTCGTTCACCAAAAGCAAGAAGAATGTTCAGTCGGCAAAACAGGGGTACAGGGAACTCCATGCCGGAGTTTATCGTATTATAAGAGAGGGCGGAATACTCTTGACCGCCTCATGTTCGCATCATATCGAATCCGGGGTATTTCTCGATATCATCGATTCGATGGCAACAAAAACAGGCCGCAGGATACAACTGCTGGATTGGCGCGGAGCGGCACCTGATCACCCGGTGTTACCGGCAATGCCCGAGACGCGTTATCTGAAGTTTGCGGTTGTGAGAGTGCTGTGA
- a CDS encoding HAD-IA family hydrolase has translation MDGTLTQTNDLIFASFNHITQKYLGKTFTPKEIISFFGPPEEGAIKKLLGADQVEKAMDELCEAYQSRHAELARLHSGIEDVLALLKGQGRTLAVFTGKGRRTASITLEAFNIAPYFDVVVSGNDVVNHKPHPEGICKVLEKYSLTADRVLMVGDSMADVHASQSARVKMAAVLWDSYDKERVLAARTDFVFHNVSEMFEWFHSNSY, from the coding sequence ATGGATGGGACCCTGACGCAAACAAACGATCTCATCTTCGCCAGCTTCAACCATATCACGCAAAAGTACCTCGGCAAAACCTTCACACCAAAAGAAATCATCAGTTTTTTCGGGCCACCGGAGGAAGGGGCAATTAAGAAGCTGCTTGGGGCTGATCAAGTCGAGAAGGCAATGGATGAACTGTGCGAGGCATACCAATCCCGCCATGCAGAATTGGCCCGGCTTCATTCGGGGATCGAAGATGTATTGGCCCTTCTGAAGGGACAAGGAAGAACGCTGGCAGTGTTTACCGGCAAAGGCCGTCGAACCGCCTCGATTACACTGGAGGCGTTCAATATTGCGCCCTATTTTGATGTTGTCGTTTCCGGAAACGACGTGGTGAACCACAAACCGCATCCGGAGGGAATCTGCAAGGTGCTGGAAAAATACTCGCTAACGGCTGACAGGGTGTTGATGGTGGGTGATTCAATGGCCGACGTACATGCGTCGCAGAGCGCGCGGGTGAAAATGGCAGCTGTTCTTTGGGATTCATACGACAAGGAACGGGTGCTTGCGGCCCGCACTGATTTTGTTTTTCACAACGTAAGCGAAATGTTCGAGTGGTTTCATAGTAACTCTTATTGA
- a CDS encoding DUF5103 domain-containing protein translates to MIVRTMCLLLCCAQLLVAREGEPVLRGLSVYAGNDEANPPIVLRKNLDREGRPAGKYGHITIQFDVLASEPPDLKIRFQHCNRDWVVDDNLFVNNINYNTSFSLKFVTSPGGVQGYTYRYVNTFPDADDAVRFEYSGNWIFKIMNKSETIVFAHGRFFVVDDLVPTAVAVTNEYFTESASPYNQIHTVAARVTLPDEADAYFFTTVDVYQNRRFYHPYRIDTWDRNRYTHVEGINTGERVFKIMNIMPGNEYRVLDLGNVTRYPNNSLVRPVDGADQMRLFWRTGSDRNGTATLNNYTGLNSDYLEVLFRLDMTLSDYRSLTSGGRSIYLVGPFNFWNPAGDDKLMWDENERSYVVKKLLRRGIYDYQYLTGTWDARTQEVANQDWLAIEGNDWRTTNTYTVFVYFNDPRFGGFDRIVGLGRGSSSQQLPGSH, encoded by the coding sequence GTGATTGTTCGAACGATGTGTCTTCTTCTCTGCTGTGCTCAACTTCTTGTCGCCCGGGAAGGCGAACCGGTTCTTCGCGGCCTCTCGGTGTATGCAGGCAATGATGAAGCGAATCCCCCGATTGTGCTTCGCAAAAACCTCGACCGTGAAGGAAGGCCGGCAGGCAAGTACGGCCATATTACGATTCAATTCGATGTTCTTGCAAGCGAGCCACCCGATCTCAAAATCCGGTTTCAGCACTGCAATCGTGATTGGGTTGTGGATGATAACTTGTTCGTCAACAACATCAACTACAACACATCATTCTCTCTGAAGTTTGTCACTTCTCCCGGCGGAGTTCAGGGCTATACATACCGGTATGTCAACACATTTCCCGACGCCGATGACGCTGTCCGGTTTGAGTACTCCGGCAACTGGATCTTCAAAATCATGAACAAGAGTGAGACGATCGTGTTTGCCCACGGCCGGTTTTTTGTTGTTGATGATCTTGTACCGACCGCCGTTGCCGTGACGAACGAATATTTCACTGAAAGCGCATCACCCTACAATCAAATTCACACAGTGGCCGCCCGTGTGACATTGCCGGATGAAGCCGATGCCTATTTTTTCACTACTGTTGATGTGTATCAGAACAGGCGGTTCTACCATCCGTACCGCATTGATACGTGGGACAGGAATCGCTATACACATGTCGAAGGCATCAACACAGGTGAGCGTGTCTTCAAGATCATGAATATCATGCCGGGCAACGAATATCGCGTCCTCGATTTGGGCAACGTGACCCGCTACCCGAATAATTCATTGGTGCGTCCGGTTGACGGTGCTGACCAGATGCGGCTGTTCTGGCGAACGGGTTCCGACAGAAACGGAACAGCGACGCTGAATAACTATACGGGGCTCAATTCGGATTACCTTGAAGTGCTGTTCAGACTCGATATGACCCTCTCCGACTATCGTTCTCTGACGAGCGGCGGAAGAAGTATTTATCTTGTCGGTCCGTTCAACTTCTGGAATCCCGCCGGGGATGATAAACTGATGTGGGACGAAAACGAGCGTTCGTATGTTGTCAAAAAGCTGCTGCGTCGCGGAATCTATGACTATCAATATCTCACGGGAACGTGGGATGCGCGTACTCAGGAGGTGGCAAATCAGGATTGGCTTGCCATTGAAGGAAACGATTGGCGCACAACAAACACGTACACGGTTTTTGTGTATTTCAACGATCCGCGCTTCGGCGGGTTTGACAGAATTGTGGGGTTAGGGCGGGGCAGCAGCAGTCAGCAACTCCCCGGCTCTCACTAA
- a CDS encoding Gfo/Idh/MocA family oxidoreductase: MDHHLNIGVVGVGHLGALHAKMLAELDDVTLAGVFDTNTAKAESVAAEFGTKACSTYAELVGAVDALTIATTTSTHFEVARTALAHSKHVFIEKPITQTTAEADELNRLARDKRALIQVGHIERFNAAVLALEKYNIDPLFVESHRLAQFNPRGTDVAVVLDLMIHDIDIILSFVKSPVVRIEANGVAVVSDSVDIANARIQFESGCVANVTASRISQRKMRKMRLFQKDAYLSIDFSEKQAEVFRLVGDDEPRAKGAMMLGQIESAKHKRNIVYELPKVDDVNALKYELELFAKAIRTNTPPPVTGEDGRRALEVAHIIMEKISQQTLRM, translated from the coding sequence ATGGATCACCATCTGAATATCGGAGTTGTCGGCGTCGGGCATCTCGGTGCCCTTCACGCAAAAATGCTTGCAGAACTCGATGATGTTACTCTTGCCGGCGTGTTTGATACCAATACCGCAAAGGCCGAATCCGTTGCCGCGGAATTCGGCACGAAAGCATGTTCCACCTATGCAGAGTTGGTCGGCGCAGTCGACGCGTTGACGATAGCCACCACAACCTCGACCCACTTCGAGGTTGCCCGGACCGCGTTGGCGCACAGCAAGCATGTGTTTATAGAGAAACCGATCACGCAAACAACAGCGGAAGCCGATGAACTGAACCGCCTTGCCCGGGATAAGCGCGCGTTGATCCAGGTCGGGCATATCGAACGCTTTAATGCCGCGGTGCTTGCGTTGGAAAAATACAATATCGACCCGCTGTTTGTCGAATCCCACCGTCTTGCGCAGTTCAATCCCCGCGGAACAGACGTGGCAGTTGTATTGGATTTGATGATTCATGATATTGATATTATTCTGAGTTTCGTCAAGTCTCCTGTTGTGAGGATAGAGGCGAACGGAGTCGCGGTTGTGTCGGACAGTGTCGATATTGCAAATGCCCGCATTCAGTTTGAAAGCGGGTGTGTCGCAAACGTAACCGCCAGCCGCATCTCGCAACGGAAGATGAGGAAGATGCGGCTGTTCCAAAAAGATGCATATCTTTCCATCGATTTCTCCGAGAAGCAGGCGGAAGTGTTCCGGCTCGTTGGAGATGATGAACCCCGGGCAAAAGGGGCCATGATGCTCGGGCAAATTGAGTCTGCAAAACACAAGAGAAATATCGTGTACGAACTGCCGAAGGTAGATGATGTGAACGCCTTGAAGTACGAGCTGGAGTTGTTTGCAAAAGCTATCCGAACGAACACGCCGCCTCCCGTAACCGGTGAAGACGGCAGGAGAGCGCTCGAGGTGGCGCATATCATAATGGAGAAAATCAGTCAGCAAACCCTGAGGATGTGA
- a CDS encoding HD domain-containing protein, with the protein METAGTSIELAHPLLKTIGKLADAEQMEAYVVGGYVRDLLLGHADKDVDILVLGDGVEFARKFAKEIGSETVVAFERFGTAMVPVEDGKVEFVGARKEVYDPNSRKPLVTTGTLKDDLRRRDFTINALAASLNAATFGKLYDEFGGIQDLHEGILKTPLDPAKTFEDDPLRIMRAIRFASQLGFKIEENVHAALIAMSSRLNIISQERKTDEFLKILKTEKPSVGLRLMYDTGVMQIVFPEVAQMAGVDQRKDHHHKDVFLHTCIVVDNIAKTTDNLWLRFVALVHDIAKPRTKAFKEGIGWTFHGHEEFGARMMKSIFRNLKLPLDHLPYVEKLVRLHLRPMVLVDDIVTDSAVRRLVFEAGNDVDDLMKLCRADITSKNPKLVEKYLKNYDLVMQKIVEVEEKDRLRNWQPPVKGDEIMTVCGLQQGKQVGILKTAIEEAILDGKIPNEHDAALAYLMNIKDAVLNDFEKRLSKQ; encoded by the coding sequence ATGGAAACCGCAGGAACATCAATAGAACTCGCACACCCGTTGCTCAAAACCATCGGCAAACTTGCCGATGCAGAGCAGATGGAAGCGTACGTCGTAGGCGGGTATGTTCGCGATCTGCTGCTCGGCCACGCAGACAAGGACGTCGATATTCTGGTCCTGGGGGATGGTGTGGAATTCGCCCGAAAGTTCGCGAAGGAAATCGGCTCGGAAACAGTTGTCGCATTCGAGCGATTCGGCACAGCGATGGTTCCGGTGGAGGACGGCAAAGTGGAGTTTGTCGGCGCCCGGAAGGAAGTCTATGACCCGAACTCACGCAAACCCCTTGTGACTACGGGAACCCTGAAGGATGATCTGCGCCGCCGCGACTTTACAATCAATGCGCTTGCTGCAAGTCTTAATGCAGCAACATTCGGAAAGCTGTATGATGAGTTTGGCGGCATTCAGGATTTGCATGAGGGCATTCTGAAAACTCCCCTCGATCCGGCAAAAACGTTCGAAGACGATCCGTTGCGCATCATGCGGGCGATCCGGTTTGCATCGCAACTTGGATTCAAAATTGAAGAGAATGTTCATGCGGCGCTCATAGCAATGAGTTCACGCCTCAATATCATCTCGCAGGAACGAAAGACGGATGAGTTTCTGAAGATTCTCAAAACCGAAAAACCATCCGTTGGCTTGCGCCTGATGTACGATACCGGCGTGATGCAGATTGTCTTTCCCGAAGTAGCGCAGATGGCAGGCGTTGATCAGCGGAAAGATCATCATCACAAGGATGTATTTCTGCACACATGCATCGTTGTTGATAATATCGCGAAGACGACGGACAATCTGTGGCTCCGCTTTGTTGCTCTTGTTCACGATATCGCAAAGCCCCGGACGAAAGCCTTCAAAGAGGGCATCGGCTGGACGTTCCACGGTCACGAAGAATTCGGCGCCCGGATGATGAAGAGCATCTTCCGCAATCTCAAACTTCCGCTCGACCATCTGCCGTATGTGGAGAAGCTTGTCCGCCTGCACCTGCGTCCGATGGTGCTGGTGGATGACATCGTTACCGACTCCGCCGTTCGCAGGCTTGTCTTCGAAGCAGGGAATGATGTTGATGATTTGATGAAACTTTGCAGGGCAGATATCACGTCTAAGAATCCGAAGCTTGTCGAGAAGTATTTGAAGAATTACGATCTTGTCATGCAAAAGATCGTTGAAGTGGAAGAAAAAGACCGGCTTCGCAATTGGCAGCCTCCTGTAAAAGGAGATGAGATTATGACGGTATGCGGGCTGCAGCAGGGGAAGCAAGTTGGCATTCTCAAGACGGCAATAGAAGAAGCGATTCTGGATGGCAAGATTCCCAACGAACATGATGCAGCGCTTGCCTACTTAATGAACATTAAGGATGCCGTGTTAAACGACTTCGAAAAAAGACTGTCAAAACAATGA